In uncultured Fibrobacter sp., a single genomic region encodes these proteins:
- a CDS encoding EAL domain-containing protein — translation MENIRQKEAVRRRVLIVDDEFINREILGNMLSSTYAVEYAENAKIALDKLMDPDVTYSLILLDLMMPVMGGIEFMEHRSRDNRLKRIPVVVMTSENDLEIKCLKLGAADFIKKPFNFPEVVLARCERIIELFEDKNLIRQTERDGVSGLFVKDYFFEYIRQMENWDKQIPRDAIVFDIEQFHLVNEFCGRAFGNMMLSKIGKTLLNELPAMNAIACRADADTFYVYANHQEDYTEFCKKMDSVITDFFQMNNIRIRYGIWENVSRDFEIEAWFYRAKTACNMNRGDFTKSFARYNNELHAKYLFEETLIHDLDEAIANKDLKVYYQPKYNIVGEEPRLASAEALVRWIHPKLGFISPGDFIPLFESNGLIQKVDNYVWHEAAAQIRRWKESHGTSVPVSVNVSRINILDPELENKLERIRNENGLSAEEMMLEVTESAYSENTPRLIQVVENLRKKGFRIEIDDFGAGYSSLNMITSIPVDILKIDMSFIRNMEKDERNLKLVKLIIDIAKFLNVPSVAEGVETESQLEILKKMGCEIIQGFYFSKPVPPKDFASFIEGEGVSRKS, via the coding sequence ATGGAAAACATTAGGCAAAAAGAAGCCGTTAGGCGTCGTGTACTTATTGTAGACGACGAATTCATTAACCGAGAAATTCTAGGGAACATGCTCTCGTCGACTTATGCAGTCGAATACGCTGAAAATGCGAAGATTGCACTAGATAAGCTGATGGATCCCGATGTCACTTATTCATTGATCCTCTTGGATTTAATGATGCCGGTGATGGGTGGAATTGAGTTTATGGAGCACCGTTCCAGGGACAATCGGTTAAAACGCATTCCGGTCGTCGTAATGACTTCGGAAAACGATTTAGAAATCAAGTGCCTTAAATTGGGGGCCGCTGATTTTATCAAGAAGCCTTTTAATTTCCCCGAAGTGGTGCTTGCCCGCTGTGAAAGGATAATCGAACTGTTTGAGGACAAAAATTTGATCCGACAGACGGAAAGAGACGGCGTTTCGGGGCTTTTTGTCAAGGATTATTTCTTTGAATACATCCGTCAGATGGAAAATTGGGACAAGCAGATTCCCCGCGACGCCATTGTGTTCGATATCGAGCAGTTCCACTTGGTGAATGAATTTTGCGGACGCGCTTTTGGCAATATGATGCTTTCCAAGATCGGAAAAACGCTGCTGAACGAACTCCCCGCTATGAACGCCATCGCCTGCCGTGCCGATGCGGATACCTTCTATGTCTATGCGAACCATCAGGAAGACTATACGGAATTCTGCAAGAAAATGGACTCCGTTATTACCGACTTTTTCCAGATGAACAATATCCGAATCCGTTACGGAATTTGGGAAAATGTCAGCCGCGACTTTGAAATCGAGGCCTGGTTCTACCGCGCCAAAACGGCCTGCAATATGAATCGGGGCGATTTTACGAAGTCTTTTGCCCGTTACAACAACGAACTTCACGCGAAATACCTTTTCGAAGAAACGCTTATCCACGACCTGGACGAGGCTATCGCCAATAAGGATCTGAAGGTCTATTATCAGCCAAAGTATAACATTGTGGGGGAGGAACCTCGCCTTGCAAGCGCCGAAGCGTTGGTGCGCTGGATCCATCCGAAACTGGGCTTTATCAGTCCGGGGGATTTTATCCCCTTGTTCGAATCGAACGGGCTGATTCAAAAGGTGGATAACTATGTCTGGCACGAGGCGGCTGCGCAGATTCGCCGTTGGAAGGAAAGTCACGGGACGTCGGTGCCGGTGTCGGTGAATGTGTCGCGAATCAATATCCTCGATCCGGAATTGGAAAATAAATTGGAACGTATTCGTAACGAAAATGGCCTTTCTGCAGAAGAAATGATGCTCGAAGTGACGGAAAGCGCCTATTCCGAAAATACGCCCCGGCTCATTCAGGTGGTAGAAAACCTTCGAAAGAAGGGCTTCCGTATCGAAATTGACGATTTTGGTGCCGGATACTCGTCGCTGAATATGATTACATCGATTCCGGTGGATATCCTGAAAATCGACATGTCCTTTATCCGCAACATGGAAAAGGACGAACGCAATCTTAAGTTGGTGAAACTCATTATCGACATCGCGAAGTTCCTGAACGTGCCCTCGGTTGCCGAAGGTGTCGAAACGGAATCGCAGTTGGAAATCTTGAAAAAAATGGGATGTGAAATTATTCAAGGTTTTTATTTCTCAAAACCCGTTCCACCCAAAGACTTTGCCTCGTTTATCGAAGGCGAAGGAGTTTCAAGGAAATCATAA